From the Longibacter salinarum genome, one window contains:
- a CDS encoding acyl-CoA dehydrogenase family protein, with translation MEATPDRLGIDPETLSRLSDKTDVSALLDRLDDLDARDLERLADGARPARPQRSPEPPPIDGDFYDVFADLTDEQKRVKQRVRSFMEETVAPQANEAWEEGVFPRDLIPAAGDLFADVMSDGYSFPPDDPIAVGLISYEMSRVDPSFCTFWGVHTGLSMGSLAMFGSEEQKEKYLRPMEDFEMIGSWALTEPKHGSDASRGLETTAVKRGDTWVLNGAKKWSGNATFADVNIIWARDTRDGNVKGFLVELGTEGYEVEKLPGKISKRAVENVLIEINDVEVPESNRLPGVEKFADVGLQLASCRAGVAWEAAGLAAGAYEKALEYCNERIQFGKRITSFQMVQDQLVRMLGKVTALQTFVMQLGRAEARDGYITPERASLAKVWCCDTMREVVSIARGLMGGNGILLEHDVARLFADAEAVYAYEGSREMNALIVGRGITGQSAFV, from the coding sequence ATGGAAGCCACGCCCGACCGCCTCGGCATTGACCCCGAGACGCTCTCTCGACTCTCCGACAAAACGGACGTCTCGGCCCTACTCGACCGGCTCGATGATCTCGACGCTCGCGACCTCGAGCGCCTTGCCGATGGCGCGCGCCCCGCTCGGCCTCAACGCTCCCCGGAACCACCGCCCATTGACGGCGACTTCTACGACGTGTTCGCCGACCTGACGGACGAGCAGAAGCGCGTCAAGCAGCGTGTCCGGTCGTTCATGGAAGAGACGGTCGCGCCGCAGGCCAACGAGGCGTGGGAAGAAGGCGTCTTTCCCCGCGACCTCATTCCCGCGGCCGGCGACCTCTTCGCCGACGTCATGAGCGACGGGTACAGCTTTCCGCCGGACGACCCGATCGCCGTCGGCCTCATCAGCTACGAGATGTCGCGTGTCGACCCGTCGTTCTGCACCTTCTGGGGCGTGCACACCGGGTTGTCGATGGGCTCGCTGGCAATGTTCGGGTCGGAGGAGCAGAAGGAGAAATACCTGCGCCCGATGGAGGACTTCGAGATGATCGGCTCCTGGGCGCTGACGGAGCCGAAGCATGGGTCTGATGCCTCGCGCGGACTTGAGACGACAGCGGTGAAACGGGGCGACACCTGGGTGCTGAACGGCGCGAAGAAATGGTCGGGCAACGCGACGTTCGCCGACGTCAACATCATCTGGGCGCGTGACACGCGGGACGGAAACGTAAAGGGCTTCCTCGTCGAACTCGGCACGGAGGGCTACGAGGTGGAGAAGCTGCCGGGTAAAATCTCGAAGCGGGCCGTCGAGAACGTCTTGATCGAGATCAACGACGTGGAGGTGCCGGAGTCGAACCGGCTGCCCGGCGTGGAGAAGTTCGCTGACGTCGGCCTGCAGCTGGCCTCCTGCCGTGCGGGCGTAGCGTGGGAAGCCGCCGGTCTCGCCGCCGGAGCGTACGAGAAGGCGCTGGAATACTGCAACGAGCGCATCCAGTTCGGCAAGCGGATCACCTCCTTCCAGATGGTGCAGGATCAGCTCGTCCGCATGCTCGGCAAGGTGACGGCCCTGCAGACGTTCGTGATGCAGCTCGGCCGCGCAGAAGCCCGGGACGGCTACATCACACCGGAGCGCGCGAGCCTGGCGAAGGTCTGGTGCTGCGACACGATGCGCGAAGTCGTTTCCATCGCCCGCGGACTGATGGGCGGCAACGGCATTCTCCTCGAACACGATGTCGCCCGCCTCTTCGCCGACGCAGAAGCCGTCTACGCCTACGAGGGCTCCCGCGAGATGAACGCGTTAATCGTCGGCCGCGGGATTACGGGACAGAGCGCTTTTGTGTAA
- a CDS encoding TlpA family protein disulfide reductase, which yields MKKTDLLRILAGLVSTVAVMAALFYVFMFWNPYQIYNVNLLKWIPILICALSLGAAGYINRETPLLLLPVLFLPFAVFDLFKFFYLPFVLVLFAVGILTLAVTRPELSRSTKILATTSVATIFAVFLFSQPLRIETTTANPAAEGDLSVVNTIWDFTEQERRALPEHVLATPNGDDFHLKNLRGKTHLVTIWATWCGPCLAEKPDLERLKAEMADEESVGFLDLSIDEDKSAWKTYLDENDPKGPQVIARSPDETRRALNIGALPLHFIVDPDGQYRTFSSLKQAETALRDVDG from the coding sequence ATGAAGAAGACTGATCTCCTTCGCATTCTCGCCGGTCTTGTCTCGACGGTGGCTGTGATGGCGGCGCTGTTCTACGTCTTCATGTTCTGGAATCCGTATCAGATCTACAATGTGAACCTCCTGAAGTGGATTCCCATCCTGATCTGCGCGCTGAGCCTCGGCGCGGCGGGATACATCAACCGGGAGACGCCGCTGCTCCTGCTGCCCGTCCTCTTCCTCCCGTTCGCCGTCTTCGACCTCTTCAAATTCTTCTACCTGCCGTTCGTGCTGGTGCTCTTCGCGGTCGGCATCCTCACGCTGGCCGTCACTCGCCCGGAGCTGTCGCGCTCCACGAAAATCCTCGCCACGACGTCGGTAGCGACCATCTTCGCCGTTTTTCTCTTCTCCCAGCCGCTGCGCATCGAAACGACCACAGCGAACCCGGCGGCCGAGGGCGATCTGTCGGTGGTAAACACGATCTGGGACTTCACCGAGCAGGAGCGCCGTGCCCTCCCAGAACACGTACTCGCAACCCCGAACGGAGACGACTTTCACCTGAAGAACCTCCGTGGTAAAACGCACCTCGTGACCATCTGGGCGACGTGGTGCGGGCCGTGCCTCGCGGAGAAGCCGGACCTGGAGCGACTGAAAGCAGAGATGGCCGACGAGGAATCGGTGGGCTTTCTCGACCTTTCCATCGATGAGGACAAATCGGCCTGGAAGACGTACCTGGACGAGAACGACCCAAAAGGCCCGCAGGTCATCGCTCGCTCGCCCGACGAAACCCGCCGCGCCCTCAACATCGGCGCGTTGCCGCTACACTTCATCGTGGATCCGGATGGGCAGTACCGGACCTTCAGTTCGCTCAAACAGGCGGAAACGGCGCTGCGTGATGTTGATGGTTAG
- a CDS encoding nuclear transport factor 2 family protein, translating into MSHRHLLLLLMFAVSAFTSTGHAFGQSGPPLPPSDELHREIAAMDSVMFSTFNRGDLNQLKTLFTRDLEFYHDKSGLTSYDENMAAFEELFSRGNGLTRELVPGSLEVYPIPGYGAIEVGKHTFCHDTAKGEDCGTFPFVQVWRKVGDTWKVSRVISYGH; encoded by the coding sequence ATGTCGCATCGTCACCTGTTGCTTCTCCTGATGTTCGCCGTCTCGGCGTTCACCTCGACCGGACATGCCTTTGGCCAATCCGGTCCGCCTCTACCGCCGTCGGATGAGTTGCACCGGGAGATTGCTGCGATGGACAGCGTCATGTTCAGCACGTTCAATCGCGGAGATCTCAATCAGCTCAAGACGCTGTTTACCCGAGACCTGGAGTTCTATCACGACAAGTCCGGACTCACCTCCTACGACGAAAATATGGCAGCCTTCGAAGAGCTCTTCAGCCGGGGAAATGGGCTGACGCGTGAACTCGTCCCGGGCAGCCTGGAAGTCTACCCGATTCCAGGATACGGCGCAATCGAGGTCGGCAAACATACGTTCTGCCACGACACCGCGAAAGGGGAGGACTGCGGCACCTTTCCGTTCGTACAGGTCTGGCGGAAGGTTGGCGACACGTGGAAGGTGTCGCGCGTGATCAGCTACGGTCACTAG
- a CDS encoding VOC family protein, with protein MSFTRTGVILYVDEYVECVDFYRDVIGLPVAFDTPDLTCFEFGASYLMVERGDDDHGSTPDTRHSMCLRINVPDVRARADALARQGIGVDYQEHDWGTVAKFTDPAGNLCAFKDDETFEKQMAAGPGDVR; from the coding sequence ATGTCCTTCACTCGCACCGGCGTCATTCTGTACGTCGATGAATACGTCGAATGCGTCGATTTCTACCGTGACGTGATCGGCCTGCCCGTCGCCTTCGATACGCCGGACCTGACCTGCTTCGAGTTCGGCGCCAGCTACCTCATGGTCGAGCGCGGTGACGACGACCACGGCTCGACGCCAGACACCCGCCACTCCATGTGCCTCCGCATAAACGTCCCGGACGTGCGGGCCCGCGCCGATGCTCTCGCCCGGCAGGGCATCGGCGTCGATTACCAGGAGCACGACTGGGGCACCGTGGCCAAGTTTACCGATCCGGCCGGCAACCTCTGCGCGTTCAAGGACGATGAGACCTTCGAAAAACAGATGGCCGCGGGGCCGGGCGACGTACGCTGA